CTGTTGGTGTGAAGATCTTTGTGCGATGCAGCACCGATGGTCTGGCGCATGATTTTGAACTCTATCAGGGCAAAGGCACAGGAGTAGACCGGGAGTTCTCCTACCTTGGTCTAGGGGGCTGTGTGGTAATGAGACTTGTGGAGTCATTCCCACAGCACCGCAACCTGAAATTGTTCTTTGACAATTACTTCACGTCCGTGCTGCTTCTGAGGGAGCTAAAAGGTATTGGAATCCTTGCCACGGGTACGATCAGGTGCAACAGGCTGCTGGGTTGTAAGCTGAAGGGCGAAAAAGAAATGCGAAAGGAGGAGCGTGGGAGCACCGATGTCAAGGTGACAGAGGAAGGAGACGTTGCCCCTGTGCGATGGAAGGACAACAATCTGGTCACGGTGGCCTCAACACAGGTTTCCACTGGTGAAGCTAGGGCTGTGAGCAGGTGGAGCTCCTCGAAAAAGGAGCGCATCGAGGTAGAATGCCCACAGGCTATACTAGAGTATAATCGCCACATGGGTGGGGTTGATAAGTTGGATTTTATCATGTCGCTCTATCACATCAGagcaaagacaaaaaaatggcCTGTAAGGGTAATTTCACACCTCACCTCATTTGCGCTTGCAAACTCATGGTTGCAGTATTTAAGAGATGCTTCTGCTGAAGGCCTTGTCCGAAAGAACACGATGGACATGCTACAGTTTCAAACCGATACTGCCATGAGCCTGCTTGTTTCCGAGAAACCTTTGGAGAAGAAGCGAGGGCGACCAAGTGCGGAAAGCTTACAGAGGGTATCAAAAGCACCTCATAATAGTGGACCCCTCCTTACAAACACTGTTCGTTTGGATGGTAAAGCGCACTGGCCTCAGCACGTGGATGCACGATTCCCACAGCGTTGCCGGAAGCCTGGATGCAATTCCAAATCACGAGTTCGGTGCAGGAAGTGCGAAGTGTTCTTGTGCCTGTCCGCCACTAATGACTGTTTTTATGAATATCACACCAAGTAAGCAAGAAGGCTGATCAGCTGATGACCAAAGAGGAATTTTTTATCGCTCTACCTGCAATATTTTCATGCAATAAAGCCTTCGGTTGACTTTTGCTGACTTAGTTGTATTGAGTCACAGTGTGTACATATGAGGACGCGACCTAATTTATTAAGTACCTAAGGTACCGGCTTGTTTATGGTTTTTTACTGAAATATTGTTCATCAAGAGTGCACACAGGCAGTTTCAAAATTTTCTGATGACTATATCCTAATGCGTGTCGCAAAGGGTTAAGGGAACGAAGCGTATGCccgtgaagtatgtggcgaattccaaagcgtggatgactcggccaatattttctgagtggttaaaggaatttaaccaggacgtcaagcggcaaggccgtcaagtttgcctactgctggacaattgctcggcgcaccacatcgagggcctgcagctgtcgaacatcgaactgcattacttcccggccaactgcacgtccctaatacaacccctggacaaaggggtcattaacagttttaaattctgttaccggcgccgactaatcctgaaaatacttctcgacatccgtctggaacgggagatgaagatcgacatttatcaagcagtcaagatgcttgctgcctcctggcaagaggtcagggcagaagttatcgcgaattgctttttaaaggccggaatagccaaaaacgcacgggctcgtgccgacgaggaggaggaagacctttctactccgtccaatgtggccgaagcgtggaacgagctatgtactaatggtggtgtacccgacgacgttgaactgactgactttttgtttgccgacaacgccgccgtggctacagaagaaatgtctgatgcagcagtagctgaaagcgtgcaaaatccggatggcggtgatgatggtgcctgtgaggcagatccgtgtgacgtgcctactgcaaaggaggtgatgaacgcaatggacgttatgcgccgtttcgtcggctcgctcgacgatgaaggagctctacacgatttagcctctttggagcggcgtgttgtgcctacactcgtgccgaagaagcaagcggaaATTACACAGTtttttggtgtaaaataaatgattgaagggtaagttcaccttcacggatatattgagctatttggtttcgtttctgcatcattcgtacgagccttcacgcgaaacctgcatgtaacgaaaacctgcatgtaacgaaaaattgcgagcttttgtcaacttcgttatatccaggtttaactgtattattACAGAAAATTtctaaaaataattatttttcctgGCAGTTGCATTAGGCTTTATTCAAAAATTTTGACATGCTCTAATTTTGGTCCCCATTTGCGAAAAACATTAATTATGGCCTGGTTGGACCCTTGCATCATCCTTGATCAATTTGGTGTTGAAGCATTTGCCGTAATCACCACGAAACTGGCGTAAAATGTttttcgttttctcaaaacatttTTGGTGGTAGTGTAGTTTCGGAGTGACAATATCTCTGGTTCTACTTACCTTACCGCAATAATTCCTTTTTTGTCAGAAAGGTAGATGTATATATGAGAAAATAAAGAAGATTATTTATATAGCAGTGTCCCCCCCTTAAAACGAGTCAACACAAATGGCAGCCACATGGAGGAAGGTAGTGTGGATGGGGCACTTAGATTTTGCACAGCAGCTCTGCCGTCCCCATAATTTGCTCTTTCTTTAATGCAACCCTGTTATAGGAGTTATCGGTCATAACAAgaaaattttcatggcacttgaatattgttataaatgGGGTCGACTGTATTTGCTTCGCTTAGAAATTATTCAAATTAGGGAACTATTCATTTTGTACTCGCTTTGAAGTGAAAAAACAGCTATTTGCACATGCCTAATATATTCACTTGGTGGGCCTTCACAGTACTACTGGAGTATGGGGTAGTGTCAGCTCTTGAAGTGACGTGCTGCCTGTAGAACCTCTTCCAACAGGTGATCCAGCCCGGGAGCACGCAGCACCTGCTCCTGCGCCGCCTGGAACTTTTCCAGCAGTTCAGTGTTGTGCTCGAGGAGCCTTGTCTCCACTGCCGAGATGTAGCACCCTGTGGATCAGGGAAGACGCACAAGGCAGGATTTTGGCACAaacagtacagtcgaacccggctatatcaaaCTCGCAATAAAAACGCCCATCatttcgatatagagcataattcgatataagcctgctaaataattggatgtcataaaagcacataccatttataaaatcactctattgatgaaactagcttagtttcgcatgaaatagtcctgcattttcttctgcttgggcaatttcactGCCTGGGATGTACGTACTtccccacattgtctaaggagtctgagcagctgaggccgcaaccttccgcatttgcatagaagcaccggactagcgcgagcgcaccaatcacttcagagaacgtgggcaaaggaccgtcgttgcttttctcattgtgcccactttcacttgtgctcagtatgatgtcggcaatgtagtcttcgttttcaggCTCTCTCGTGGTCACGACAcgatcatttgcactcacaaactcgtccaccgttgattcgtgaacagcttctggaaattctgacagctcgctccaaacacTGGCAACGGCTGCattgcattcatcagaatttacagtcatcaccgagcatgcGGAAACGGGCacagctgaagcaatttcggatgaaccactcatACACGGCCGTGCATACGCGTCAGACACCATGGGCATCGGGTTGctagtttggccgctttagccctagtctcccccttattcttcaagatcgtgctgagagtgctcctcgaaaCCTTTCACGCTGTGGGGActtgtcaccgcgttcgacctgatttatgatttcgagcttcacgacgaaaggcgaattctgccaaTTCATCACTGCAACACTGCGAGAGAAGGCCCACAAGTTGCACagaatgaaccagaaaagcagcgagacaactcgaaCTTTTGCCATCTTgtacgacgagggcacaagagcgtCTGATTGGCTGCCTGAGCAAGCGCTACGGgcaggccaggatcatttttgcaggggggtgtcgacggctcgtccgaggcagcgcggtcacggtagggagagcggttgcaTGGAGCCGCGCCACCAGATGTTAAATTCTGCAGTGAAGTATCATCCCGCACCGTCATAAACTTTTTGCTTCCCGTGTTCTCCCGTGAAGGCTATCCGGATGTGGTGATCTGCGACAATGGGCCCCAGTTCTCATCTATGCAGTTCATTAAGTTCCTCGAAGATCGCACCATCCGCCTTGTGCACTCTTCCGTTTACTACCCCCAATCGAACGGACTTGTCGAGTGGTTTAACCGGGTCTTCGCCATGCTGGAACAGCATCCGCTTCACCAAGCAGTAACCGAGTACAgccgccgactgattttccggactccgaaaattcggacatgctcgattattcggcctgcttcgcggcaccaccatactccccatagaccataatgtataacaactgccaaaagttcagacaccttgcaacctctcatctgatttttcggacactccttgagccaactcgatcgagagcaccatgcaccaactctgaccggtgcatggttcaagttgctgaacaccatttttgttttgaacggagcctccttgctgccccacgaagtggcgctactgcaaatccccgctcatcatcatcatttctgcctggttcgatagagtggttctacagcagttccagtttcagcttagtaagccatgtcaagacaatccagcagttgatttgtttctttgcgcacgatgct
The nucleotide sequence above comes from Dermacentor andersoni chromosome 10, qqDerAnde1_hic_scaffold, whole genome shotgun sequence. Encoded proteins:
- the LOC126519151 gene encoding piggyBac transposable element-derived protein 3-like isoform X2 → MDASTFYGASSIQTHARTRRKTPNSSVDQLFDAIMNGDVSDADLSDDEVADVQAAQAVTASNEEHDPKMHPADDEGDLSDSDEMPAKKVKHVKWLSKPFDPVDTRCTYHPLGGSTPEEPLKYFMKYFTDEVFEDFTKYTNIYALQNTGNELSCSVQEMKVFFGILIYMGVLKFPRVRMYWQSGTRISAIADAMAVNRFFKLRSALHITDQNEPRDASSVDKFWKVRPLLDVIRSRCLQLEELEHNCIDEQMVAFTGRVPAKQVVKSKPNPVGVKIFVRCSTDGLAHDFELYQGKGTGVDREFSYLGLGGCVVMRLVESFPQHRNLKLFFDNYFTSVLLLRELKGIGILATGTIRCNRLLGCKLKGEKEMRKEERGSTDVKVTEEGDVAPVRWKDNNLVTVASTQVSTGEARAVSRWSSSKKERIEVECPQAILEYNRHMGGVDKLDFIMSLYHIRAKTKKWPVRVISHLTSFALANSWLQYLRDASAEGLVRKNTMDMLQFQTDTAMSLLVSEKPLEKKRGRPSAESLQRVSKAPHNSGPLLTNTVRLDGKAHWPQHVDARFPQRCRKPGCNSKSRVRCRKCEVFLCLSATNDCFYEYHTK
- the LOC126519151 gene encoding piggyBac transposable element-derived protein 3-like isoform X1, giving the protein MSLFCFTEPFFPFIGIQTHARTRRKTPNSSVDQLFDAIMNGDVSDADLSDDEVADVQAAQAVTASNEEHDPKMHPADDEGDLSDSDEMPAKKVKHVKWLSKPFDPVDTRCTYHPLGGSTPEEPLKYFMKYFTDEVFEDFTKYTNIYALQNTGNELSCSVQEMKVFFGILIYMGVLKFPRVRMYWQSGTRISAIADAMAVNRFFKLRSALHITDQNEPRDASSVDKFWKVRPLLDVIRSRCLQLEELEHNCIDEQMVAFTGRVPAKQVVKSKPNPVGVKIFVRCSTDGLAHDFELYQGKGTGVDREFSYLGLGGCVVMRLVESFPQHRNLKLFFDNYFTSVLLLRELKGIGILATGTIRCNRLLGCKLKGEKEMRKEERGSTDVKVTEEGDVAPVRWKDNNLVTVASTQVSTGEARAVSRWSSSKKERIEVECPQAILEYNRHMGGVDKLDFIMSLYHIRAKTKKWPVRVISHLTSFALANSWLQYLRDASAEGLVRKNTMDMLQFQTDTAMSLLVSEKPLEKKRGRPSAESLQRVSKAPHNSGPLLTNTVRLDGKAHWPQHVDARFPQRCRKPGCNSKSRVRCRKCEVFLCLSATNDCFYEYHTK